AGTAAGCGCCTTTGAGAACATCTTCACGAATAGCTGACATGATTTGTGCTTCGTCTTGTGAAGTCACTTCTTCTTCATTGAAAGCACCAGCTACTGGAAATTCAGCGCGAGCCAAAGAACCCTCAAGACCTGCTTTGAAGCGAGCTTGTTTTTTCAAGTAGTGAAGCATGTCTTTTTGTTCCGCACCACGAGTCACAAGTCTCAACAATGTACCCGTACGGCCTGCATTGTCGTTCAAAACGTGACGTTTGATTGTGTCGCAAATAATCCAATCAAGTTCTTGGCAGAAGAATGGTTCCCAAGTGATTTGATTTGGAATTTGGATGTCAGATTTCCAACCGTGTTGCGCACCTTCCGGAGACAAAGTCACACCTGATGGAGTTCCCACGCAGATGAACGAGCTTTTCCAATACAAGTTGTAGAAGTATTGGTCCAAAGCACGTTTGATAAAGAAGTCATAAACCGTCATCAAAGGAATGATTGGAATTCCCAAGAAGTCGCGCATTTTTCCGAATGCGCCCACGCAAGACATCACGTTTCCTTCAGCAATTTCAAAACGCAAGAAGCGGTCTGAAACTTCTTCGCCGGGAACAAGGTCAGGAAGTTTATGGTCTTTAACGCCCAATTCAGTTTCCAAATCTTGAACAACCGGAGCACCGAAGATCTTACCGTCCATCGCAGGGTTCAAGTTCGTAGAAGTTCCTACATCCGGAGCCATAGAGATGAACAACTCTCCCGGAAGCTTGAATGGTTTTTCAAGAGCCGTAAGAGGCTTTTGTTTTTCAGAAAGTTGAGACTCATCAAGCGGTGTATTCGCGATACGAGTCAACTTCGCTGTCAACTGACCTAGCATCCACTGCGTGTGAGGGTAGCTAGTCATTTTTGTGTTGATGTCCAAAGATTGAGGGATGTCACCGAACTCAGTTAATTTCTTCAAGAAGAAATCTTGGTTCTTTGCTTTCAAAGCGTGTTGCGCTTTGATTTCAGAGTAAAGTTTTTCTCCGCGAGAAGCCAAGAATTTGCCTTCAACAGAGTTTGCAGCAAAACGTTCATAAAGCTTTTCGCCTTTAATGCCTTGCTTTTCTTTAAGTGCGATCACTTCCTCTTCTTGTGGCAGAGAAGAGTGGTTGCCCGGTTGAGCCGCTGCTTTCAGCCCCCAACCTTTCAAAGTGTGGGCGATGATGATTGTTGGTTTACGAGTGGATTTTTTTGATTTCTCCATCGCTTCAGCCAAAGCCACCATGTCGTGACCACCGAAGTCGCGGATCGCATCGAACAACTCTTCGTCAGAGATGCTATCCAAGAACTTCTTCATGTTTGGATGTTCTTTTGCGATGCCTTTTTTCAAAGCCTTCATATCTTGAACAAGAAGAAGCGCTTGAAGCTCGTAATCTTCCAATTCTTTTTCTAGGAAGTTTTTGAAAGTGTCGCCGTCTTTCTTTTTGAACAAAGCTTGGCGTTTAGAACCGTGACGAACTTGGATGACTTCCCAACCGTTGGCAGCCATGGTGCGTTCAACACGGTCCGCATCAGTTCCGTTCATGATTTCTTTGTTCGTGATACGGTGACCGTCCAAGGATTGACGGTTGTAGTCCAAGATCCAAGTCAAAGAACCCAACTCACGCTCCGCAAAGTCAGGAACGGCTTCATACATGGAACCTTCACGGAACTCAGAGTCCCCGCAAACAGCCCAGAAGTGAGCATCTGGAACTTCATAACCGTGTTCACGAGCGTAGCGGTAAGCCAATGCCAAGTAACCCGCCTCTACAGGTGGAATACCCACAGTTCCAGAAGGGAAGAAGTTGTGTTGATCAGGATCGTAAGCAGAGTGGTAAGATTGGAATACGAATTCACTGCCGTCAGTGAATTTACGAAGACCGTTCATCGCTTGGTCGGCTTGTTCTTGAGTCAACTTTGACAAATCGTTCTTCAAAAGAAGATCAAGAAGGTAATTGTAAGAGTGATCTGTCGGAGAAGCATGGGGCTTATTCGCGATATGATCGAATCCAGATTTTACGAGCAAGTG
This region of Bdellovibrio sp. BCCA genomic DNA includes:
- a CDS encoding pyruvate dehydrogenase, yielding MDNSTLKNVKPEVLDSIARRAHYLATQMIWQANHRPDKEKGDPKIGGHPAASASSLHIMGALHLLVKSGFDHIANKPHASPTDHSYNYLLDLLLKNDLSKLTQEQADQAMNGLRKFTDGSEFVFQSYHSAYDPDQHNFFPSGTVGIPPVEAGYLALAYRYAREHGYEVPDAHFWAVCGDSEFREGSMYEAVPDFAERELGSLTWILDYNRQSLDGHRITNKEIMNGTDADRVERTMAANGWEVIQVRHGSKRQALFKKKDGDTFKNFLEKELEDYELQALLLVQDMKALKKGIAKEHPNMKKFLDSISDEELFDAIRDFGGHDMVALAEAMEKSKKSTRKPTIIIAHTLKGWGLKAAAQPGNHSSLPQEEEVIALKEKQGIKGEKLYERFAANSVEGKFLASRGEKLYSEIKAQHALKAKNQDFFLKKLTEFGDIPQSLDINTKMTSYPHTQWMLGQLTAKLTRIANTPLDESQLSEKQKPLTALEKPFKLPGELFISMAPDVGTSTNLNPAMDGKIFGAPVVQDLETELGVKDHKLPDLVPGEEVSDRFLRFEIAEGNVMSCVGAFGKMRDFLGIPIIPLMTVYDFFIKRALDQYFYNLYWKSSFICVGTPSGVTLSPEGAQHGWKSDIQIPNQITWEPFFCQELDWIICDTIKRHVLNDNAGRTGTLLRLVTRGAEQKDMLHYLKKQARFKAGLEGSLARAEFPVAGAFNEEEVTSQDEAQIMSAIREDVLKGAYYLIDYRGYAGYEPGDNVVNIFAMGSLVTEGIKASEALLARGIYANVIVVTSSDLLVGIQAHETDYDYLKNGLGVNSNLYLRKADDVTTGDLITVAGKRIPAVSVADGEAGLLDNIGSIIGVRQEALAVRKHSKCGRPSEIYAYHSIDAEAVVEACGKVLAETALEKVIVSENALGEAHQAETRQGHWTDLWPSKTPVQKH